The following proteins are co-located in the Calliphora vicina chromosome 2, idCalVici1.1, whole genome shotgun sequence genome:
- the LOC135950710 gene encoding uncharacterized protein LOC135950710 produces the protein MDSSLVRQLGLHGRQSQLNLCWYGGKSAQEPVMVVDLHVSGVNKKRKYALKNLYGVSNLKLPSQSFNADLVKYHGVPLNSYECVAPKVLIGLDHCHLGLPDEIVPLEDAGPYAANTPLGWVVFGNVKGGRPGTQTCLLTQLDNLNNLVANYFETESFGVKALPVIESRDDLRAREILRNSTKRFAGRFESRLLWCNDDVVLPDSYSMALNGFFGMERKMKNNPEFGAAYKQIMSEYLQKRHIRKLSLS, from the coding sequence ATGGATAGCTCTTTAGTGAGACAGCTTGGACTGCATGGTCGACAAAGTCAATTGAATTTGTGTTGGTATGGTGGTAAATCGGCACAAGAACCAGTTATGGTGGTGGATCTTCATGTGAGTGGTGTTAATAAGAAGAGGAAATAtgctttgaaaaatttgtatggtGTCTCGAATTTGAAGTTGCCTAGTCAGAGTTTTAATGCGGATTTAGTAAAGTATCATGGTGTGCCTTTAAACTCATATGAATGTGTGGCTCCAAAGGTACTAATTGGATTGGACCATTGCCATTTAGGATTGCCCGATGAAATAGTCCCTTTGGAAGATGCTGGTCCATATGCTGCCAATACTCCTCTTGGATGGGTTGTTTTTGGAAACGTGAAAGGAGGTCGCCCTGGAACACAAACATGTTTGCTGACACAGTtggataatttaaataatttggtggcaaattattttgaaactgaAAGTTTTGGTGTTAAGGCTCTACCAGTGATTGAGTCAAGAGATGATTTACGTGCACGAGAGATATTGAGAAATTCGACGAAGAGGTTTGCCGGAAGATTTGAATCCAGACTACTATGGTGTAATGATGACGTAGTCCTGCCGGATAGCTATTCCATGGCCCTTAATGGATTTTTTGGAATggaaagaaaaatgaaaaataatcctGAATTTGGTGCGGCCTATAAACAAATAATGAGTGAATATTTGCAGAAGCGGCATATACGCAAATTATCATTGAGTTAA